The following proteins are co-located in the Bombus pyrosoma isolate SC7728 linkage group LG12, ASM1482585v1, whole genome shotgun sequence genome:
- the LOC122573665 gene encoding ATP synthase subunit gamma, mitochondrial, which produces MFSNHMTTIVRLAAQQQQQQQKRGMATLKAISIRLKSVKNIQKITQSMKMVSAAKYNRAERDLKQARPLGIGTKAFYEQAEIQAPPDDEKKLVVAITSDRGLCGAVHTGVSRNIRDVLLADPKECENTKIICVGEKSRAILSRLFANNILFVASEVGRKPPTFNDAAKVAIEIMNSGYSFGSGRIVYNRFKSVVSYAVDQLPLFDKNAVVNAPKLSVYDSLDENVIQNYLEFSLASLLFYSMKEGACSEQSSRMTAMDNASKNAGEMIDKLTLTFNRTRQAVITRELIEIISGAAALD; this is translated from the exons atgttttctaaTCATATGACAACAATTGTGCGGCTTGCTGctcaacagcagcagcagcaacaaaaACGTGGTATGGCAACTCTTAAAGCAATTTCTATAAGATTGAAATCtgtaaagaatattcaaaaaattactCAATCAATGAAGATGGTGTCAGCTGCTAAATATAATAGAGCTGAAAGAGACTTGAAACAAGCTAGACCTCTTGGGATTGGTACAAAAGCATTTTATGAGCAAGCTGAAATTCAAGCACCACCAGATGATGAGAAAAAGCTTGTAGTAGCAATAACAAGTGATCGAGGATTGTGTGGTGCTGTACACACTGGAGTTTCTCGTAACATTAGGGATGTGCTTTTAGCTGATCCCAAAGAATGTGAAAATACGAAGATTATATGTGTTGGTGAAAAATCTCGAGCGATTTTATCACGTTTGTTTGCTAACAATATATTGTTTGTTGCATCTGAAGTTGGTCGTAAACCACCCACATTTAATGATGCTGCCAAAGTAGCAATTGAAATTATGAATAGCGG GTACAGTTTTGGTTCTGGCCGCATTGTGTACAATCGATTCAAGTCTGTGGTATCATATGCTGTTGATCAGTTACCCCTTTTTGACAAAAATGCAGTAGTTAATGCACCAAAATTGTCAGTATATGATTCTCTGgatgaaaatgtaattcagaactatttggaattttctctagcttctctattattttattctatgaaaGAAGGTGCCTGTAGTGAACAGTCAAGTCGTATGACTGCTATGGATAATGCTAGCAAAAATGCAGGGGAGATGATAGATAAATTAACTCTGACATTCAATCGTACTCGGCAAGCTGTAATTACTAGAGAACTAATTGAAATCATTTCTGGTGCTGCTGCTTtggattaa
- the LOC122573666 gene encoding protein jagunal, translating into MASKVTLTQALGTDGSDFNHRQKIAGHYQISATNKSRLKYCIFFHYLLFFVMLAKLSADILDHLDIFILEIEELQVPQPLWWEYIWCTSLMLSFLALSAIKRNRIKTLKQYMIGIILLGYGPLLYGVVYYFKDVWKYLTVGKTNEIHFWQDLPYGLLWYAFILLASQVHSFSLFFSWNLIVAWKTRGSKKAD; encoded by the exons atggCTTCAAAAGTAACACTGACCCAGGCTCTGGGTACAGATGGAAGTGATTTTAATCATAGACAAAAGATTGCTGGTCATTATCAAATCAG CGCAACAAATAAATCAAGACTGaaatattgcatattttttcattatcttcttttcttcgttatgCTTGCCAAGCTATCAGCAGATATTTTAGACCATttggatatatttattttggaaattgaAGAATTACAAGTACCTCAG CCTTTATGGTGGGAATATATTTGGTGCACAAGTTTGATGTTAAGTTTTCTTGCATTGTCTGCtattaaaagaaacagaattaaaacattaaaacagTACATGATAGGTATCATCCTATTAGGATATGGTCCATTACTTTATGGAgttgtatattatttcaaggatgtttggaaatatttaactgttggtaaaacaaatgaaattcactTTTGGCAG gATCTACCATATGGATTATTATGGTATGCATTTATTCTCTTAGCATCTCAagttcattctttttctttgttcttttccTGGAATCTTATAGTAGCTTGGAAAACACGGGGAAGTAAAAAAGCTgactaa
- the LOC122573663 gene encoding tRNA (adenine(58)-N(1))-methyltransferase catalytic subunit TRMT61A: MSFNEVKEFIEEGDVVILYLGHNNMHSLEIKAKIPNKNGEMVDNVFQTKYGALRVFSLVGHKYGTMKRLSKGWAYVLQPTSELWTLTVPHRTQIIYSPDISLIIHLLDLVPGNIVIETGTGSGSLSHALIRAIRPHGHLYTFDFHEQRVNIAQAEFETHGLSKFVTSNHKDVCMEGFGKELETKADAIFLDLPHPWLAIDHAVVTLKKSGGKLCSFSPCIEQVQRTCAKLVSKGFIELNTYECLQREVHVQYRNLPILNLEYLQYEDIHEDMAQQSEYKKEERKLLTAMHARSLPGHTGFITIATLPPFCVRKIEMDLK, encoded by the exons atgagTTTTAATGAAGTAAAAGAATTCATTGAAGAAGGAGATGTAGTCATTTTATACTTAGGACATAACAATATGCATTCTTTAGAAATAAAGGCAAAAATTCCCAATAAAAATGGTGAAATGGTTGACAATGTTTTTCAAACAAAGTATGGAGCACTTAGAGTATTTTCTCTTGTGGGACACAAATATGGAACCATGAAAAGACTTTCGAAAGGATGGGCATATGTTTTACAACCAACATCAGAACTTTGGACATTGACAGTACCTCATAGGacacaaattatatatagcCCTGACATAAGTTTGATCATACATTTGTTGGATTTAGTACCAGGAAACATAGTTATTGAAACAG GTACTGGAAGTGGATCTCTTTCCCATGCTCTTATTCGTGCAATTCGCCCTCATGGTCATCTTTATACATTTGACTTTCATGAGCAGCGTGTAAATATTGCTCAAGCAGAGTTTGAAACACATGGACTTAGTAAATTTGTAACTTCAAATCATAAAGATGTTTGTATGGAAGGTTTTGGAAAAGAATTAGAAACAAAAGCAGATGCAATTTTTTTAGACCTGCCACATCCATGGTTAGCAATAGATCATGCAGTGGTTACTTTAAAGAAATCAG gTGGAAAACTatgttctttttctccttgTATTGAGCAGGTTCAACGTACTTGTGCAAAATTAGTATCAAAAGGATTCATTGAGTTGAATACCTACGAATGTTTACAAAGAGAAGTACATGTACAATATAGAAATCTTCCTATACTGAATTTAGAATACCTGCAATATGAG GATATACACGAAGATATGGCACAACAAagtgaatataaaaaagaagagagaaaattgCTTACTGCAATGCATGCTCGTTCTTTACCTGGTCATACAGGATTCATTACAATTGCTACATTACCTCCATTTTGTGTACGAAAGATAGAAAtggatttaaaataa